AGGGCGGGTTGCACCAGATAAGCGGCTCCTGCAGTGCAGAGGGCCACAATTCCAAGTCCGCAAAACGCAGCAAGAATATGGAGCTTATAGGGTAAAAAATACCCAAGGCTTCGTTTTAAGAGTAAAGTTGTTTTTTGATTTTTCATGCTGTGTCACCGTCTGACTGAGAGTGATTTGATAAATTCTATAATATGTCTAGCCCTGGCGTCCCACGAAAAAAGTTGGGCATGTGCTCGGTTTTCTATACTCATTTGTGATAATGTGTCAGGCGCATTTCCTAATTTTGAAATGGCATTAGCCAAATCTTGTGGGTGAAATGAATTCGCAAAGATCGCGTGCTTGTCCTTTTGTACTAATCTTTTCAAATGCTCAACAGGGGTGCACACAATGGGTAGTCCGAGAGCAAGAGATTCTGCAAGTTTGAGGGGGGATAAGAACTTGTTGTGAGAAATAGACGGAATTACGGAAATGTGTACATCCGACATTGCGTTGGGTAGATCTGCAGGGTTGAGGTATCCTGTAAAGTTGATTCGCTGCGGATCATTGCCGATGCGTCGAAGCATTTCTGTGCGTGTTTCAGAAGTGACACGGCCGACACATTTAAGACGATATTTTTTTGGCAAGTAGCGTAAAGCATCAGCGAGAAGAAAAATTCCCTTTTCTTCCGTTATGTTGCCAAAATATCCGAGTACAATTTCAGAAGAAGGTAGAGCCGCATATCGAGAAGAAAAAGCCGCGATATTAACGCCTGAAGGTGCGACAAGAGATGGTGTTTTTAAATTGAGCTTAGCCAAAACCCGATCGCGCAGATCTTCGTCTATAAAAATTAATCCGTTTGCTTGAGATAGTTTTTTTAAAATATTATTATTTTTTCTGTGATTATTGCATTTATCGCTTGGGTCAAAAGATGGTATTTTGTGAACTTCATGAATAATTTGTATTGGCCTCCTTGAAAGGAATCTAAGAAGCAACGCTTTGCGCAGTTCTGTGTTTTCCCGTGTGAAAACAACAGGAGCGGGAGACTGGCCGAAAATACAGCGAGTCAACCACATGGAGTAACGCAGGCCTCGTGCTCGTTTGGAAATGAAAGTTGAATTTCCAAGTGAGTTTTCTGATAGACCGTATGTTTTTTGCAAATAAAAGCTTCGGTCAGAGATTTCATCCGCAAAAGAAATTAGAGAGTTGACCAAAGCTCCATTCTTTACAAATGAGGCAACCATGTTGAGGCCTTGTATCATGTTTGCCGCCCGGTCAGGGAGGCGAAATTTTTTAGCATAAACAATATTCATGTGGGTCCCTTTTGAATCTAATTCTCCCAAAATCTTCTTTCTGCCCCAGTGATTCTGCGCGTAAACTTGAGCCAAAGCCTGCGTAAGTTAGTAATAAACCCAATAATTCGTGGAAAGTTTGCCTGTAGCGATACAAAATTCCGGTATTTTTTTAGTGAATCCTCTCTTCTGCCAGCGTTTTTGAAGTGAAACATGCGCCCTGTTTTGCATGAAACGTCATTAAATATCGATGGGTCTAGTAGCAATACATTAATATTTTTGTATTTTTGAATTTTTTCCCCATTAATTATGTCTATTTCTTCCTTCAGGATGTCGCTCAGGGCTTTTTGATCTGTCGTATCTTGATCTTTGCAAGATAAGATCCACTTATCAATTAGTAATTTAACATCTTCAGTATTCTTAAAAAAAATAAATCCGGCATTTATATGCCCATTAGTAAAATATTCTGGTTTTCTCTCTTTTGTGTGCCTGGGCGTGATTCCGATGTCGGCATTATCGATTTCCGTTTCTTGTATTTTAGAGGTGAAGATGACATCTGCGTCAACGTAGATGCAGTCTTGAATTTTTTCGTTTAGTATATCCTTTATGCATCTTGGTTTGTGCGTAGTTTTGACATATCCAATAGTGTTGAGTTCCCAAAATTTTTCCTTTATGGGTATCTTCCGGACTTCACTTTTAAGCTGTGCCTTTTCGTCCTCTTTCAAGCCGAGGTCGTAAATTGTCGGGTAATAACCGAATATTGTGAAAATGTTATTTTCAAAATTTTGCAAAAATTCAAAATATTTTGAATCCCCACATGTTATTATCGTAAACATCTTGTTAAATTCCTTTTTAGATAATATTTTTAATTAAGTAATGCTTTCAGCAAAGAGGTCATTTTTGAGTCAAAATTCTGTCTTTTTCTCTGATTTTAATATTAAAACTGATGCAGTCATAATAGGTTATTCGTTATTTTTAGTTAGTCTCGCATTAGAGTTTTATGTAAATGAATTTAGAACATTTGCATTGATAACTTTGTTTGTCAGTTTATGGTTCTCCCCGAATTTGCGAATGCGTATATTGAACTCAAGTTTTTTAAGAATAAGCCTTTTTTTTCCATTTATTGCCTTATTAGCGTGGGTTTTTGGACCTTTTGGCTCAGATGGCTTAAAGACTTTTGACTGGCTTTTTTGTATAGCTGTTGGGAATGCCGCAACACAGTCTCGACCGCGAGAAGCGATTTTTCTACTAGTTTTGTTCCCAATGACGGTTTTTGCCGCTTCAATTATTACTTTCGCTTGGTATTATTTTCAAGATATGCCCATTCAAGACTTGTATTATGGTAACGATCGACTCCAGTTGTATAATGAAAGTACAAACAGGATGGGGTTAACGCTTGCTTTTGGAATAAGTATATGCAGCGGCCTGTTGTTTTTAAAAAGTAGGTTAGGTTTGTTGTTGCGTTTTTTGTTTTTTATGTTGCTTGGATTATGTTGGATGACGCAATCGAGGTCTGCTTTTTTCGCAGTTTCTGTTGTCTTTATTGTTGCTGCAATATATAATTTTAGGTTTCGTAATGATAAAACATTCTGGCCTTTGTTTATTGTGATGTTAGTTACAATTTTAGGAATTGCTCTTTTTTCAGAAAACAGCCGAATAGTGCATACATTGACCTCAGGTTCTTTGGAATATCTTTTCAACGGTAGGGAAGATATATGGCGTGCAGCATGGGAAATTTTTCAAAAGTCACCCATTTTTGGTTTTGGAGTTGATAGTTTTCATGACACCTTAAGCGCGCATCTTGCGATTCCTGGTAACGCAGAGCGATTTCCAGGTCTTCCGGTTCCTAATATTTTTTGGAATGCGCACCAGATTGTTCTCGGTATTCTTGCAGAAATGGGATTGGCCGGACTAGCAATATTTATTTATCTTGTCATCCGAGGGCTTCGCATGGGATTTGCCTGTAAACTTGAGGTTTTAGCCCCGCTTTTTATGTTCATAGCGTATCTTGTCGCGGGAATAGGCGGATATGGTTTTCATAGAAGTTGGAATTCTGCATTCTTTTTTCTGTCACTTGGTCTTATCGAGGGCGTCTATATGACTCAAGGTGCTCTTCGTCACAACCGTGATTCCTGAAGTATCAACGACTTGGTTAGCTTTTATCCATTTCCTGGAACATTTTGCGAAAGCATCTATTGATTTTTTGTTTAACAAACCATGGATGGTGTAGCCAAAATTGTCCGCGAAAGCGCTCCCTTCCAGTCTGAAAGTCTATGATGACCGGATGGTTCGGATTGCGTATCAATATGTTCCGTCGCACAATTCCGAAATGATCTATATTGTGTGCTATAAAAACTTCTTTGCGAATCCGTTCTAGGATT
This DNA window, taken from Desulfomicrobium sp. ZS1, encodes the following:
- a CDS encoding putative nucleotide-diphospho-sugar transferase; its protein translation is MFTIITCGDSKYFEFLQNFENNIFTIFGYYPTIYDLGLKEDEKAQLKSEVRKIPIKEKFWELNTIGYVKTTHKPRCIKDILNEKIQDCIYVDADVIFTSKIQETEIDNADIGITPRHTKERKPEYFTNGHINAGFIFFKNTEDVKLLIDKWILSCKDQDTTDQKALSDILKEEIDIINGEKIQKYKNINVLLLDPSIFNDVSCKTGRMFHFKNAGRREDSLKKYRNFVSLQANFPRIIGFITNLRRLWLKFTRRITGAERRFWEN
- a CDS encoding O-antigen ligase — protein: MSQNSVFFSDFNIKTDAVIIGYSLFLVSLALEFYVNEFRTFALITLFVSLWFSPNLRMRILNSSFLRISLFFPFIALLAWVFGPFGSDGLKTFDWLFCIAVGNAATQSRPREAIFLLVLFPMTVFAASIITFAWYYFQDMPIQDLYYGNDRLQLYNESTNRMGLTLAFGISICSGLLFLKSRLGLLLRFLFFMLLGLCWMTQSRSAFFAVSVVFIVAAIYNFRFRNDKTFWPLFIVMLVTILGIALFSENSRIVHTLTSGSLEYLFNGREDIWRAAWEIFQKSPIFGFGVDSFHDTLSAHLAIPGNAERFPGLPVPNIFWNAHQIVLGILAEMGLAGLAIFIYLVIRGLRMGFACKLEVLAPLFMFIAYLVAGIGGYGFHRSWNSAFFFLSLGLIEGVYMTQGALRHNRDS
- a CDS encoding glycosyltransferase family 4 protein, with product MNIVYAKKFRLPDRAANMIQGLNMVASFVKNGALVNSLISFADEISDRSFYLQKTYGLSENSLGNSTFISKRARGLRYSMWLTRCIFGQSPAPVVFTRENTELRKALLLRFLSRRPIQIIHEVHKIPSFDPSDKCNNHRKNNNILKKLSQANGLIFIDEDLRDRVLAKLNLKTPSLVAPSGVNIAAFSSRYAALPSSEIVLGYFGNITEEKGIFLLADALRYLPKKYRLKCVGRVTSETRTEMLRRIGNDPQRINFTGYLNPADLPNAMSDVHISVIPSISHNKFLSPLKLAESLALGLPIVCTPVEHLKRLVQKDKHAIFANSFHPQDLANAISKLGNAPDTLSQMSIENRAHAQLFSWDARARHIIEFIKSLSVRR